One Streptomyces sp. NBC_00102 DNA segment encodes these proteins:
- a CDS encoding amino acid permease — MTSETAVTEPGGDPGGAGTPDGSGKPGGPKGPGGSGGSGGSGGSGGSGGELRAGLKNRHLSMIAIGGVIGAGLFVGSGAGIAAAGPAILVSYALVGTMVVLVMRMLGEMAAARPSSGSFSAYADQALGRWAGFSIGWLYWFFWVVVLAVEATAGAAILESWVPAVPQWGWALIVMVVLTATNLISVGSYGEFEFWFAGIKVVAIGAFVIVGLLAVFGVLPGSDNAGSGFAHLTDSGGFLPKGPGAILTGVLMVVFSFMGSEIVTLAAGESSDPRRAVSKATNSVIWRIAVFYLGSILVVLTLLPWNDPSIVEKGSYVAALDSIGIPHAGQVMDVVVLTAVLSCLNSGLYTASRMAYSLGGRGDAPRAFTRVNKRGVPQAAILSSVVFGFVAVFFNYQWPDTVFAFLLNSSGAVALFVWLVICFTQLRMRPMIERESPEKPVVRMWLFPYLTWATIAMISFVLVYMLTDDAGREQVLLSLLVAAVVVAVSLVRERRGRRVAARD; from the coding sequence ATGACGTCGGAAACGGCAGTGACGGAACCGGGCGGCGATCCCGGCGGGGCGGGAACGCCGGACGGCTCCGGGAAGCCCGGTGGTCCCAAGGGCCCAGGCGGCTCAGGCGGCTCAGGCGGCTCAGGCGGCTCAGGCGGCTCAGGCGGCGAACTGCGGGCCGGGCTGAAGAACCGGCACCTGTCGATGATCGCCATCGGCGGGGTGATCGGCGCGGGCCTCTTCGTGGGCTCCGGCGCGGGCATCGCCGCCGCGGGACCCGCGATCCTCGTCTCGTACGCCCTGGTCGGCACCATGGTCGTGCTGGTGATGCGGATGCTCGGCGAGATGGCCGCCGCCCGGCCCAGCTCGGGCAGCTTCTCCGCCTACGCCGACCAGGCGCTCGGGCGCTGGGCGGGCTTCTCCATCGGCTGGCTGTACTGGTTCTTCTGGGTCGTCGTGCTCGCCGTGGAGGCCACGGCGGGCGCCGCGATCCTGGAGAGCTGGGTGCCTGCCGTACCGCAGTGGGGATGGGCGCTGATCGTGATGGTGGTGCTGACCGCCACCAACCTGATCTCGGTGGGCTCGTACGGCGAATTCGAGTTCTGGTTCGCCGGGATCAAGGTCGTCGCCATCGGCGCCTTCGTGATCGTCGGACTGCTCGCGGTCTTCGGGGTGCTGCCCGGTTCGGACAACGCCGGTTCCGGGTTCGCCCATCTCACCGACAGCGGCGGCTTCCTGCCGAAGGGGCCGGGGGCGATCCTGACCGGGGTGCTGATGGTGGTCTTCTCCTTCATGGGCAGCGAGATCGTCACGCTGGCAGCGGGCGAGTCCTCGGACCCCCGGCGCGCGGTGTCGAAGGCGACCAACAGCGTCATCTGGCGGATCGCCGTCTTCTACCTGGGCTCGATCCTCGTGGTGCTGACGCTGCTGCCGTGGAACGACCCGTCGATCGTGGAGAAGGGCAGTTACGTCGCCGCGCTCGACTCCATCGGCATCCCGCACGCCGGGCAGGTGATGGACGTCGTCGTGCTGACGGCCGTGCTGTCCTGCCTCAACTCCGGCTTGTACACGGCCTCCCGGATGGCGTACTCGCTCGGCGGCCGGGGCGACGCTCCCCGGGCGTTCACCCGGGTGAACAAGCGGGGCGTCCCGCAGGCGGCGATCCTCTCCTCGGTCGTCTTCGGCTTCGTGGCGGTCTTCTTCAACTACCAGTGGCCGGACACCGTCTTCGCGTTCCTGCTGAACTCCTCGGGCGCGGTGGCGCTCTTCGTCTGGCTGGTCATCTGCTTCACCCAGCTGCGGATGCGCCCCATGATCGAGCGCGAATCTCCGGAGAAGCCGGTGGTGCGGATGTGGCTCTTCCCGTACCTGACCTGGGCGACGATCGCGATGATCTCGTTCGTCCTCGTCTACATGCTCACCGACGACGCGGGCCGCGAGCAGGTGCTGCTGTCGCTGCTGGTCGCGGCGGTCGTGGTCGCGGTGTCACTGGTACGCGAGCGGCGCGGGCGCCGGGTGGCGGCGAGGGACTGA
- a CDS encoding biotin transporter BioY, which produces MSTAAAPVRTGVVLADLLPAVRNRAAVDAALVMGGAALTGLAAQISVPIPGSPVPVTGQTFAALLIGSALGARRGFLSMALYAVVGMAGVPWFSGGTSGAGGASFGYILGMLLAATVVGALARRGGDRSVLRTAGTMVVGSAVTYAVGVPYLALSTGMSASAAIAAGLTPFLIGDAVKALLAMGALPASWKFLGRRG; this is translated from the coding sequence ATGAGCACTGCTGCCGCCCCCGTCCGTACCGGAGTGGTCCTCGCCGACCTGCTGCCCGCGGTCCGCAACCGCGCCGCCGTCGACGCCGCCCTCGTCATGGGCGGCGCCGCCCTCACCGGTCTCGCCGCGCAGATATCGGTCCCGATTCCCGGCTCCCCGGTCCCCGTCACCGGCCAGACCTTCGCCGCGCTCCTCATCGGCAGCGCGCTCGGCGCCCGCCGGGGCTTCCTCTCGATGGCCCTGTACGCGGTCGTCGGCATGGCGGGCGTGCCGTGGTTCTCCGGCGGCACCTCCGGCGCGGGCGGCGCCAGCTTCGGCTACATCCTCGGCATGCTGCTCGCCGCGACCGTCGTCGGCGCCCTCGCCCGCCGGGGCGGCGACCGTTCCGTGCTGCGTACCGCGGGCACCATGGTGGTCGGCTCCGCCGTCACCTACGCCGTGGGCGTCCCGTACCTCGCCCTCTCCACCGGCATGTCGGCGAGCGCCGCCATCGCGGCCGGCCTGACGCCCTTCCTCATCGGCGACGCCGTGAAGGCCCTGCTGGCGATGGGCGCGCTGCCCGCCTCCTGGAAGTTCCTCGGCCGCCGCGGCTGA
- a CDS encoding amino acid permease — MRDAPPSAPAEPLSHGLKQRHLTMLGLGGVIGAGLFVGSGAGIAVAGPAIIVSYLIAGALAMLVMRMLGEMSAAMPASGSFSVHAERALGRWAGFSVGWLYWFLLVVVLAVEATAAGQIAHGWVPAVEPWAWVLLFMVVFTTANLTAVKNFGEFEFWFAALKVCAIVAFLVLGTLAVFGLLPDTGPVGLTNLTGRGGFLPNGWDGVVSGVLTVVFAFGGLEVLTIAAAETDDPARAVGRAVRSAVVRILFFYVGSMLVIVTVLPWTAQQAGLSPYVKVLDAIGVPSAGQIMNVVIFVALLSALNANLYGSSRMIFSLAERGEAPRGLLKVSGRTERGGGVPRRAVLASVAFGFVSVLLNLEWPDTVFLYLLNSVGAVLLFVWALIALSQLRLRPRIDREAAARGPERGPVLRMWCFPYLTWLTLVALFAVLVLMLTDDSARGQVLWSAGATALVLLVSWVREVRTRRDAGR, encoded by the coding sequence ATGCGCGACGCACCACCCTCCGCCCCCGCCGAACCGCTCTCCCACGGGCTCAAGCAGCGGCACCTGACGATGCTCGGCCTCGGCGGGGTGATCGGGGCGGGGCTGTTCGTCGGTTCGGGCGCCGGGATCGCGGTCGCGGGACCGGCCATCATCGTGTCGTACCTGATCGCGGGCGCCCTGGCGATGCTGGTGATGCGGATGCTCGGTGAGATGTCGGCGGCGATGCCCGCGTCGGGCTCCTTCTCCGTGCACGCGGAGCGCGCGCTGGGGCGCTGGGCCGGGTTCAGCGTGGGCTGGCTCTACTGGTTCCTGCTGGTGGTGGTGCTGGCCGTGGAGGCGACGGCGGCCGGGCAGATCGCGCACGGCTGGGTGCCGGCGGTCGAACCGTGGGCGTGGGTGCTGCTCTTCATGGTGGTCTTCACCACGGCCAATCTCACCGCGGTGAAGAACTTCGGCGAGTTCGAGTTCTGGTTCGCCGCGCTGAAGGTCTGCGCGATCGTGGCGTTCCTGGTGCTGGGCACGCTCGCCGTCTTCGGGCTCCTGCCGGACACCGGCCCGGTGGGCCTGACCAACCTCACGGGCCGGGGCGGGTTCCTGCCGAACGGCTGGGACGGGGTGGTCTCCGGAGTGCTGACGGTGGTCTTCGCCTTCGGCGGGCTGGAGGTCCTCACCATCGCCGCCGCCGAGACGGACGATCCGGCGCGCGCGGTGGGGCGGGCGGTGCGCAGCGCGGTGGTGCGCATCCTCTTCTTCTACGTCGGCTCGATGCTGGTGATCGTGACGGTGCTGCCGTGGACAGCGCAGCAGGCGGGGCTGAGCCCGTACGTGAAGGTGCTGGACGCGATCGGGGTTCCGTCGGCCGGGCAGATCATGAACGTCGTGATCTTCGTGGCGCTGCTCTCCGCGCTCAACGCGAACCTCTACGGCTCCTCGCGGATGATCTTCTCGCTGGCCGAGCGGGGCGAGGCGCCGCGCGGGCTGCTCAAGGTGTCGGGGAGGACGGAGCGCGGCGGTGGGGTGCCGCGCCGGGCGGTACTCGCCTCGGTGGCCTTCGGATTCGTCTCCGTACTCCTCAATCTGGAGTGGCCGGACACGGTCTTCCTGTACCTGCTCAACTCGGTGGGGGCGGTGCTGCTGTTCGTCTGGGCGCTGATCGCCCTCTCGCAGCTGCGGCTGCGGCCGCGCATCGACCGGGAGGCCGCCGCGCGGGGCCCGGAGCGGGGGCCGGTGCTGCGGATGTGGTGCTTCCCGTATCTGACCTGGCTGACGCTGGTGGCGCTCTTCGCGGTACTGGTCCTGATGCTCACCGACGACTCCGCGCGCGGGCAGGTGCTCTGGTCGGCGGGCGCGACGGCGCTGGTGCTCCTCGTCTCGTGGGTCCGCGAGGTCAGGACGCGGCGGGACGCGGGCCGCTGA
- a CDS encoding amino acid permease, giving the protein MPRTPTPSPTAGPPAPSGSPAPATTGADGSSLGNGLRQRHLSMIALGGVIGAGLFVGSGAGIASAGPSIVVAYAVSGLLVMLVMRMLGEMSAAHPASGSFSVHAERALGPWAGFTAGWSFWVLLSVAVGLEGIGAADIVTGWLPGTPQWMWVALFMAAFLGTNLAAVRNFGEFEFWFAALKVGAISLFLVLGVLAITGVLPDVDAPGSANLTGDGGFLPHGANGFIIGLLASVFAYGGLETVTIAAAESENPVRGVAKAVRTAMWRIALFYVGSMAVIVVLVPWDDPKVVEKGPYVATLDHLGIPAAGRIMDVVILVALLSAMNANIYGASRMAGSLVARGQGPKVLGRISSGVPRNAVLASSVFGFLCVLLSYWRPDDVFPWLLNMIGAVILVVWIFIALSQLVLRGRTEREAPQTLVVRMWLFPVATVLALLAMAGIFVLMLRQPDTRDQLLATGALTVVLIAVGLVRQRRSAAVR; this is encoded by the coding sequence ATGCCCCGCACCCCCACGCCCTCCCCCACCGCCGGTCCGCCGGCGCCCTCCGGGTCCCCCGCCCCGGCCACCACCGGCGCCGACGGCTCCTCGCTCGGCAACGGCCTCCGGCAACGCCATCTCTCGATGATCGCGCTCGGCGGGGTCATCGGCGCCGGGCTCTTCGTCGGCTCGGGCGCGGGCATCGCCTCGGCGGGCCCCTCGATCGTCGTCGCCTACGCGGTCTCCGGGCTGCTGGTCATGCTCGTGATGCGGATGCTCGGCGAGATGTCGGCAGCCCACCCGGCGTCCGGCTCCTTCTCGGTGCACGCCGAACGGGCGCTCGGGCCGTGGGCCGGGTTCACCGCGGGCTGGTCGTTCTGGGTGCTGCTCTCGGTCGCGGTGGGGCTGGAGGGCATCGGCGCGGCGGACATCGTGACGGGCTGGCTGCCGGGCACTCCGCAGTGGATGTGGGTGGCGCTCTTCATGGCCGCGTTCCTGGGCACAAACCTCGCCGCGGTACGGAACTTCGGCGAGTTCGAGTTCTGGTTCGCCGCGCTGAAGGTCGGCGCCATCTCGCTCTTCCTGGTCCTCGGCGTACTGGCGATCACCGGCGTGCTGCCCGACGTGGACGCCCCCGGCTCCGCCAACCTCACGGGCGACGGCGGGTTCCTGCCGCACGGCGCGAACGGGTTCATCATCGGGCTGCTGGCCTCGGTCTTCGCGTACGGCGGGCTGGAGACGGTCACCATCGCGGCGGCGGAGTCGGAGAACCCGGTGCGCGGGGTCGCGAAGGCGGTCCGTACGGCGATGTGGCGGATCGCGCTCTTCTACGTCGGGTCGATGGCGGTCATCGTGGTGCTGGTGCCGTGGGACGACCCGAAGGTCGTGGAGAAGGGCCCGTACGTCGCCACCCTCGACCACCTGGGCATCCCGGCGGCGGGCCGGATCATGGACGTGGTCATCCTGGTGGCGCTGCTCTCCGCGATGAACGCCAACATCTACGGCGCCTCCCGGATGGCGGGTTCGCTGGTGGCGCGCGGCCAGGGCCCGAAGGTGCTCGGCCGGATCTCGTCGGGGGTGCCGCGCAACGCGGTGCTGGCCTCCTCGGTCTTCGGTTTCCTCTGCGTACTGCTGAGCTACTGGCGGCCGGACGACGTCTTCCCGTGGCTGCTCAACATGATCGGCGCGGTGATCCTGGTGGTGTGGATCTTCATCGCCCTCTCCCAGCTGGTCCTGCGCGGCCGCACCGAGCGCGAGGCGCCCCAGACGCTGGTGGTGCGGATGTGGCTCTTCCCGGTGGCGACGGTCCTCGCGCTGCTGGCGATGGCCGGGATCTTCGTCCTGATGCTCCGCCAGCCCGACACGCGTGACCAGTTGCTGGCCACCGGTGCGCTGACGGTGGTGCTGATCGCGGTGGGGCTGGTGCGGCAGCGACGGAGTGCGGCGGTGCGCTGA
- a CDS encoding superoxide dismutase, with amino-acid sequence MATYTLPELPYDYAALEPVIDPQIIELHHDKHHAAYVKGANDTLEQLEEARDKEAWGAVNGLQKNLAFHLSGHILHSIYWHNMTGDGGGEPLAADGVGDLADAITASFGSFAGFRSQLTKAAATTQGSGWGVLAYEPLSGRLIVEQVYDHQGNVGQGSVPILVFDAWEHAFYLQYKNQKVDFIEAMWRVVNWQDVAKRYAAAKARENVLLLAP; translated from the coding sequence ATGGCCACGTACACGCTCCCGGAACTCCCGTACGACTACGCGGCGCTGGAACCGGTCATCGACCCGCAGATCATCGAGCTCCACCACGACAAGCACCACGCGGCGTACGTGAAGGGCGCGAACGACACCCTGGAGCAGCTGGAGGAGGCACGGGACAAGGAGGCCTGGGGAGCGGTCAACGGCCTCCAGAAGAACCTCGCGTTCCACCTCTCCGGCCACATCCTGCACTCGATCTACTGGCACAACATGACCGGCGACGGCGGTGGCGAGCCGCTCGCGGCGGACGGCGTCGGCGACCTCGCGGACGCGATCACCGCCTCCTTCGGCTCCTTCGCCGGGTTCAGGTCCCAGCTGACGAAGGCCGCCGCCACCACGCAGGGTTCGGGCTGGGGGGTGCTCGCGTACGAGCCGCTGAGCGGCCGGCTGATCGTCGAGCAGGTCTACGACCACCAGGGCAACGTCGGCCAGGGCTCCGTCCCGATCCTCGTCTTCGACGCCTGGGAGCACGCCTTCTACCTCCAGTACAAGAACCAGAAGGTCGACTTCATCGAGGCGATGTGGCGGGTCGTCAACTGGCAGGACGTGGCGAAGCGGTACGCCGCCGCCAAGGCGCGCGAGAACGTCCTGCTGCTCGCCCCCTGA
- a CDS encoding aminotransferase class V-fold PLP-dependent enzyme, whose product MPTDPTTEPAPGRPAAEVLAELRALRGADAPTRGGRTFAYVYDAGLDGLDELTAEAYTAFATVNGLDPTVFPSVARLENDLVRAAVGLLGVPGAQGTFTSGGTESILLAVKTARDHARTVRGVTDPQLVLPSTAHAAFYKAAHYLGVEPVVVPVDPDTFRADAAAMAAALTDRTVLVVASTPSYAHGVIDPVTEIAAAASARGVLCHVDACIGGWLLPHLRRAGRDIPPFDLSVPGVTSLSVDLHKYGYADKGASVVLYRDAELRRHQYFAHAGWPGYPVVNPTVQGTKSGGLLAQAWAALQHVGEDGYTALAGRVAEASDRLLAGLRALPGLRVLGEPAAGLVAFTVLGPDGAPAGEGAPDLSLLLHLADEMRELGWYLQPQLSFDGLPPNLHLTLTPATVGQVDALLADLAKALVAARALEPVAVDPALAALAAGLDPDTLGPEEVAGVLAFAGLDGDAGLPGRMAPVLVLLDALPGRLKERLLAEFIGAVFRV is encoded by the coding sequence GTGCCGACTGACCCCACGACAGAACCCGCCCCCGGGCGGCCCGCCGCCGAGGTGCTGGCCGAACTGCGGGCCCTGCGCGGCGCCGACGCCCCCACCCGGGGCGGGCGCACCTTCGCCTACGTCTACGACGCCGGTCTCGACGGACTCGACGAGCTGACCGCCGAGGCGTACACCGCCTTCGCCACCGTCAACGGGCTCGACCCCACCGTCTTCCCCAGTGTCGCCCGGCTGGAGAACGACCTGGTCCGCGCCGCCGTCGGCCTCCTCGGCGTGCCCGGCGCCCAGGGCACCTTCACCAGCGGCGGCACCGAGTCCATCCTGCTCGCCGTGAAGACCGCCCGCGACCACGCCCGTACCGTACGCGGGGTGACGGACCCTCAGCTGGTGCTGCCGTCCACCGCGCACGCGGCCTTCTACAAGGCCGCCCACTACCTGGGCGTGGAACCGGTCGTCGTCCCGGTCGATCCGGACACCTTCCGGGCCGACGCCGCGGCGATGGCGGCGGCCCTCACCGACCGCACCGTCCTGGTGGTCGCCTCCACCCCCTCGTACGCCCACGGGGTGATCGACCCGGTCACCGAGATCGCCGCCGCCGCCTCCGCGCGCGGGGTGCTCTGCCACGTCGACGCCTGCATCGGCGGCTGGCTGCTGCCCCATCTGCGGCGCGCCGGACGGGACATCCCGCCGTTCGACCTGTCGGTGCCCGGCGTCACCTCGCTCTCCGTCGACCTCCACAAGTACGGGTACGCCGACAAGGGCGCCTCCGTGGTCCTCTACCGGGACGCGGAACTCCGCCGCCACCAGTACTTCGCGCACGCCGGGTGGCCCGGCTACCCGGTCGTCAACCCCACCGTGCAGGGCACCAAGTCCGGCGGACTGCTCGCCCAGGCGTGGGCGGCGCTCCAGCACGTCGGAGAGGACGGGTACACCGCGCTCGCCGGCCGGGTCGCCGAGGCGTCCGACCGGCTGCTGGCCGGGCTGCGCGCCCTGCCCGGCCTCCGGGTCCTCGGCGAACCCGCCGCCGGGCTGGTGGCGTTCACCGTGCTCGGGCCGGACGGGGCGCCCGCGGGTGAAGGGGCGCCCGACCTGAGCCTGCTGCTCCACCTCGCCGACGAGATGCGCGAGCTCGGCTGGTACCTCCAGCCCCAGCTCTCCTTCGACGGCCTCCCGCCCAACCTGCACCTGACGCTCACCCCGGCCACGGTCGGCCAGGTCGACGCCCTCCTCGCCGACCTGGCGAAGGCCCTGGTCGCAGCCCGCGCGCTGGAGCCGGTCGCGGTCGACCCCGCCCTCGCCGCGCTCGCCGCCGGGCTGGACCCGGACACGCTGGGGCCGGAGGAGGTGGCGGGCGTGCTCGCCTTCGCCGGACTGGACGGGGACGCCGGACTCCCCGGCCGGATGGCCCCGGTGCTGGTGCTGCTGGACGCCCTGCCGGGGCGGCTGAAGGAACGACTGCTCGCGGAGTTCATCGGCGCGGTGTTCCGGGTCTGA
- a CDS encoding MFS transporter: protein MPADRPPQPAPALPRRVRVGYGLGSLATGAFSTVPGLVLLYYLTDVLAVPAAVAGAAVFLPKAWDVLVNPLVGVVSDRSRLRGGPRRPFLLIGACTLPPLFALIFAAPTLRGGAAAGYVAALFLLAATAYAVFQVPYVTMPAEMTEDPAERGRVLAWRVAFLGVAILLSGALAPAIAHADGDTPASYRTMGVVVAVLLAAGMFGAWFTTRWAPTVARGEAEPSLRAQFAAARTNRSFLHLAGMWTLQALAIGVMLAGVQYFATYTLGSASAVTPLFACMIGPLVLFMPLWNRLARRKGARYAQWCASLLYIAGAVALSFTGAAGPVLGYLAVAAVGIAYAGLQLLPLTLLADTLAADAVRTGKRRTATFTGLWTAAETLAFALGAGVFALVLAVTGFRSSDADHEVAQPDAALTGITAGMSLLPAVLAAASLWLLHRYREEAEPSSVPPAPPAPPAPPALTKDLTRAD, encoded by the coding sequence ATGCCCGCCGACAGACCCCCGCAGCCCGCGCCCGCCCTGCCCCGCCGGGTGCGTGTCGGCTACGGCCTCGGTTCCCTCGCCACCGGCGCCTTCTCCACCGTGCCGGGCCTCGTCCTGCTCTACTACCTCACCGACGTGCTGGCCGTGCCCGCCGCCGTCGCCGGGGCCGCGGTCTTCCTCCCGAAGGCCTGGGACGTCCTCGTCAACCCGCTGGTCGGCGTGGTCTCCGACCGCAGCCGGCTGCGCGGCGGCCCCCGCCGCCCCTTCCTGCTGATCGGCGCCTGCACCCTTCCGCCGCTCTTCGCGCTGATCTTCGCCGCTCCGACGCTGCGCGGAGGAGCCGCCGCCGGATACGTCGCCGCGCTCTTCCTGCTCGCCGCGACCGCGTACGCCGTCTTCCAGGTGCCGTACGTGACGATGCCCGCCGAGATGACCGAGGACCCCGCAGAGCGCGGCCGGGTCCTGGCCTGGCGGGTCGCGTTCCTCGGCGTCGCCATCCTGCTCTCCGGCGCGCTGGCCCCCGCGATCGCGCACGCCGACGGCGACACCCCCGCGAGCTACCGGACGATGGGCGTGGTCGTCGCCGTGCTCCTCGCGGCCGGCATGTTCGGCGCCTGGTTCACCACCCGGTGGGCCCCCACCGTCGCCCGCGGCGAGGCCGAGCCCTCGCTGCGCGCGCAGTTCGCCGCCGCCCGCACCAACCGGTCCTTCCTCCACCTCGCCGGGATGTGGACCCTCCAGGCGCTGGCGATCGGCGTGATGCTCGCGGGCGTCCAGTACTTCGCCACCTACACCCTCGGTTCGGCGTCCGCGGTGACCCCGCTCTTCGCCTGCATGATCGGCCCGCTGGTGCTCTTCATGCCGCTGTGGAACCGGCTCGCCCGCCGCAAGGGCGCCCGGTACGCGCAGTGGTGCGCCTCGCTGCTGTACATCGCCGGGGCCGTCGCCCTCTCCTTCACCGGGGCCGCCGGTCCGGTGCTCGGCTACCTCGCGGTGGCGGCGGTCGGCATCGCGTACGCCGGTCTCCAGCTGCTGCCGCTCACGCTGCTGGCCGACACCCTGGCCGCCGACGCGGTCCGCACCGGCAAGCGCAGGACCGCCACCTTCACCGGACTGTGGACGGCCGCCGAGACCCTCGCCTTCGCCCTGGGCGCCGGGGTGTTCGCGCTGGTCCTCGCGGTGACCGGGTTCCGTTCCTCGGACGCCGACCACGAGGTCGCCCAGCCGGACGCCGCCCTCACCGGCATCACCGCCGGGATGAGCCTGCTGCCCGCCGTCCTCGCCGCCGCGAGTCTCTGGCTGCTGCACCGCTACCGCGAGGAAGCCGAGCCCTCTTCCGTACCTCCCGCACCTCCCGCACCTCCCGCACCTCCCGCACTGACGAAGGACCTGACCCGTGCCGACTGA
- a CDS encoding DsbA family protein has product MPDTTTAPGKIPADFWFDPLCPWAWMTSRWMLEVEKVRDVEVRWHVMSLAVLNEDKLDQLPDEYRDLLEKKAWGPVRVVVAAQQLHGDEVVAGLYTALGTRFHNNGEGPTREAVLGALADVDLPASLADFMDDDTYDTELRASHQEGIDKVGQEVGTPVIAVPGADGEQVAFFGPVVTPAPKGEDAAKLWDGTLLVASIPGFYEIKRTRTQGPIFD; this is encoded by the coding sequence ATGCCCGACACCACCACCGCACCCGGCAAGATCCCCGCGGACTTCTGGTTCGACCCGCTCTGCCCGTGGGCGTGGATGACCTCCCGCTGGATGCTGGAGGTCGAGAAGGTACGCGACGTCGAGGTCCGCTGGCACGTGATGAGCCTGGCCGTCCTCAACGAGGACAAGCTGGACCAGCTGCCCGACGAGTACCGCGACCTGCTGGAGAAGAAGGCGTGGGGCCCGGTCCGCGTCGTCGTCGCCGCCCAGCAGCTGCACGGCGACGAGGTCGTCGCCGGCCTCTACACCGCGCTCGGCACCCGCTTCCACAACAACGGCGAGGGCCCGACCCGCGAAGCGGTCCTCGGCGCGCTCGCCGACGTGGACCTCCCCGCCTCGCTCGCCGACTTCATGGACGACGACACCTACGACACCGAGCTGCGCGCCTCACACCAGGAGGGCATCGACAAGGTCGGTCAGGAGGTCGGCACCCCGGTCATCGCCGTGCCCGGTGCGGACGGCGAGCAGGTCGCCTTCTTCGGTCCGGTCGTGACCCCCGCTCCCAAGGGCGAGGACGCGGCGAAGCTCTGGGACGGCACGCTGCTGGTGGCGTCCATCCCCGGCTTCTACGAGATCAAGAGGACCCGCACCCAGGGCCCGATCTTCGACTGA